A stretch of Paenibacillus sp. URB8-2 DNA encodes these proteins:
- a CDS encoding ABC transporter ATP-binding protein — protein MMMIDTAELTKTYNGRGGCRGITLQVPEGCIFGLLGPNGAGKSTFVKMLAGLHRPDSGRATVLGQPLGRPEARRKLGYLPELFRFQDWLTPAEVLRFHGQLGGLRPQETRAPAFRSRVRDTLELVGLSDAADRRVGGFSKGMQQRLGLAAALLLDPELVILDEPASALDPVGRYEIRSLLKRLRGRGVTIFLNTHLLEDVEELCDEAAFLYGGELLASGPLHKLLSSTDDSGNSGANWRFRLGGWLSETWAELTDAVGGSLSSQLRLVEADEDGNALLTARVTDREQAGYLCSQFIRSGLTLYESGPEPNSLEAWFLRMAGSRQGGGPQ, from the coding sequence ATGATGATGATTGACACAGCAGAATTGACCAAGACCTACAACGGCCGCGGCGGCTGCCGCGGCATCACCCTGCAGGTGCCGGAGGGCTGCATCTTCGGCCTGCTGGGACCGAACGGTGCCGGCAAAAGCACCTTCGTCAAAATGCTGGCCGGCCTCCACCGCCCCGACTCCGGGCGGGCCACCGTACTGGGGCAGCCCCTGGGCCGGCCGGAGGCACGGCGCAAGCTCGGGTATTTGCCCGAGCTGTTCCGCTTTCAGGATTGGCTGACCCCGGCGGAGGTGCTCCGCTTCCATGGTCAGCTGGGGGGGCTGCGCCCGCAGGAAACACGGGCGCCCGCCTTCCGTAGCCGGGTCCGGGACACCCTGGAGCTGGTCGGCCTCTCCGATGCCGCAGACCGCCGGGTCGGCGGCTTCTCCAAGGGAATGCAGCAGCGTCTCGGCCTGGCTGCCGCACTGCTCCTGGATCCCGAGCTGGTGATCCTGGACGAACCCGCTTCGGCCCTGGACCCCGTCGGCCGCTACGAGATCCGCAGCCTGCTGAAACGGCTCCGGGGCAGGGGCGTGACGATTTTCCTCAATACCCATCTGCTCGAGGATGTGGAGGAGCTGTGCGATGAAGCCGCCTTCCTGTACGGAGGCGAGCTGCTGGCGTCGGGTCCGCTGCACAAGCTGCTCAGCAGCACCGATGATAGCGGAAACAGCGGTGCCAACTGGCGCTTCCGGCTCGGCGGCTGGCTCTCGGAGACTTGGGCGGAGCTAACCGACGCGGTCGGCGGCTCCCTCTCCTCCCAACTGCGCCTGGTCGAGGCCGATGAAGACGGCAACGCTCTCCTGACCGCCCGCGTTACGGACCGGGAACAGGCCGGCTACCTGTGTTCCCAGTTCATCCGGAGCGGCCTGACGCTCTACGAATCCGGCCCCGAGCCGAACAGTCTGGAGGCCTGGTTCCTTCGGATGGCCGGGTCCCGCCAGGGAGGTGGCCCGCAATGA
- a CDS encoding ABC transporter permease subunit — MTMYISATFKELTRKRVFLVTLILTFIFLILFAFGVRELTGMTGQNQVSPAERLMNSMVLMVLGLFFSQFLAAFFVLFSTMGTVTGEQENGLLLAVAARPIPRWKLYLAKWLGHAVWITVYSTALFVSVVWTIHIQAGFPVLADEMLRGLGLFLWMPLLLLTITMLGSVYLPMLGNGICSALLYGFALFSGLVEGVSSYGGPHPTLEKFFLLTGLLLPTDSVYRRSLYELMGGADWAGVAISDMGPFSIASVPSNAFLLYTAGYAAVLLLLGCRAFSRKDL; from the coding sequence ATGACCATGTATATTTCTGCCACCTTCAAGGAGCTGACCCGAAAGAGAGTGTTCCTGGTCACGCTAATTCTGACCTTCATCTTTCTGATCCTGTTCGCCTTCGGGGTCCGGGAGCTGACCGGCATGACCGGACAGAACCAGGTCTCCCCCGCCGAACGATTGATGAACAGCATGGTGCTGATGGTGCTCGGGCTTTTTTTCTCGCAATTCCTGGCGGCCTTCTTCGTTCTCTTCTCAACCATGGGAACCGTCACGGGCGAGCAGGAGAACGGCCTGCTGCTGGCTGTGGCCGCCCGCCCCATCCCCCGCTGGAAGCTGTATCTGGCCAAATGGCTGGGCCACGCCGTCTGGATCACCGTTTACAGCACAGCCCTGTTCGTTTCCGTGGTCTGGACCATCCACATCCAGGCCGGATTTCCCGTACTGGCGGATGAGATGCTGAGAGGCTTAGGGCTGTTCCTCTGGATGCCGCTCCTTCTTCTCACGATTACCATGCTGGGTTCTGTCTATCTGCCGATGCTGGGGAACGGAATCTGCTCCGCCCTGCTGTACGGATTTGCCCTCTTCAGCGGGCTGGTTGAAGGGGTGTCGAGCTATGGAGGGCCCCATCCCACGTTGGAAAAATTCTTCCTTCTGACCGGGCTGCTCCTGCCCACGGACTCGGTCTACCGAAGAAGCCTCTACGAGCTAATGGGGGGAGCGGATTGGGCCGGAGTGGCGATATCTGACATGGGGCCTTTTTCCATAGCGAGTGTTCCTTCGAATGCCTTCCTCCTGTATACGGCGGGGTATGCGGCGGTTCTGCTCTTGCTGGGGTGCCGGGCGTTCAGCCGGAAGGATCTGTAG
- a CDS encoding DUF3888 domain-containing protein translates to MKKKLRIAPFLLSLILIIYPLESKAYPEIHNPKQDSTELQLQDMLMLLLSPAIQDAVNKYYLKYLKEPPLVYPYQIDVIQIERKNGFRGFSFLLTVEVMPVVGPHISVGMDRITFEISAGPTVKLIKYNHIKDFELPPNWKNILRGVP, encoded by the coding sequence ATGAAAAAAAAACTAAGAATTGCCCCTTTTCTATTGTCACTGATTCTAATCATATATCCTCTGGAATCAAAAGCATATCCGGAAATTCACAATCCTAAGCAAGATTCTACAGAACTCCAATTGCAAGACATGCTTATGCTCTTACTAAGCCCAGCGATTCAAGACGCAGTCAACAAGTATTACTTAAAATATTTAAAGGAGCCGCCCTTGGTTTATCCGTATCAAATAGATGTGATTCAGATCGAAAGAAAAAATGGATTTCGGGGTTTCTCGTTTTTATTAACGGTGGAAGTGATGCCTGTTGTAGGACCACATATTTCAGTAGGTATGGATCGTATTACGTTTGAAATATCTGCGGGACCTACCGTTAAGTTAATAAAATATAACCACATAAAAGACTTTGAGCTGCCACCCAATTGGAAGAATATCCTACGTGGAGTTCCTTAA
- a CDS encoding alpha-amylase family glycosyl hydrolase, which translates to MSTWYGKKRWRWLSIVTAIIMVLQLVSGLLPAAANADPEVPIAEPLIDQPGGSTKWIVVGIKDWNNSNEEMQMKHLVGGFYAYSIVLPAGHYEFKLVRSGTWTGFDNAGNNFAFDLSASAKVNFYINEDLNQARISLPNLQGIQQYTPVLPAAQWPRLVGDLQPLFGEAEWSPGGSQQFFVDYNFDNTIYKIQRTLPVGSYQAKVIFGTDWNRDENYGDNGQNLAINVLDPANVTFSIDYSSGSKNLTHNYVPKSSSFDGKIDKGSILFDSRSITYKKPFGAIKAGREDVTLRIAALQGDVQLAKVELTNPDSLSKDFTMNRVTSVNNKDYFEVTIPGSQFSKIGIWGYKFILVDGAAKVEYGDDTSRGGSGSVSDEGAVPYDLTVYDPDFKTPDWMKNAVVYQIFPDRFFDGDKSNNRAKTEDGYRGASSDEFATDKGGQKLQYFDGGVTDDPTPDQVWGTWGDAPENPDRSTPENKPYYPDAKTDGAWTNEFYGGDIKGIQDKLGYLKSLGITTLYLNPVTWAASNHKYDATDYEHLDPMFGEPVYNTPGDPSSGLDYTATRAESDRVYQAFAKVAREQGMHIINDGVFNHVGDDSIYFDRYGKYPEIGAYEYWSKVYDKMNADKISQTDAEAAVRAEFTGKINPLTGTNYKYPEDFTYTSWFTVSNEKIKNRDDDNKHYKYDAWWGYDSLPAMDAKDPQTAATDFFPADSEAIEGQNEWNNIGYRESVIGHDLAGLSEADAQKAMESTNSQRWMWMGASGWRLDVAPDVSSGTWRKFREAVKSVEGKTDANGNPIEDPVILGEEWGVATRYLLGDQFDSVMNYRFRGAVQSYMISGNADTLNQSLESIREDYPKEAWQVMLNLVDSHDTTRSITKYDYPDYEEEHLKIADEAKDHSLKLQALTAILQMGYPGAPTIYYGDEVGVTGTKDPDSRRAFPWERIIAGSSGGYSASGKYAELFNTYQTAAKVRNDNEVFRTGDLKVAYASGDVIVYARKNDTKGGLVAINRGSGSQTVNADVGGFLPDGLTLADQLGSGAEGTVAGGKISLTLPALSGMMLLSTSELSVVPRVTGLQAVGGDGSVTLSWNAADGADSYVIYRAAIEGGDLQKAGESSTLSFTDSSVTNGNKYYYTVTAKTGANESEPCDMASATPAFVIDSVTIVQKATDMTVGVGKATYEIQAEIKIPGLTDVPSNVYTEPPGVIAKLIYYPSSGSPDQALETKLRYKTDNVLNGSKIYWAVFEPTMADGYTYLAQVSTDNGESFVSSAPETVTVSSDPVDTDPPSPPVLEDIPVESNLTHLTWTLDAADAEGIEIYRKGDGPDYKLIASLDKSVRDYKDYTVSNDTAYTYKVAAYDIAYNRSYSEEQTVTPKVVMVDVTLRLHLPDYTPSTDSINIAGDFNGWNAGSTTMKVPSGATDRSVVEYNFKMMAGKSIQYKYTRGTWETEAFTSHTRDANDTTDMGNWAYSSTDTNMKLTIANQGGSKQVIDDYVLRWVDMPMIVTLPRTSYGTDIEYTTNDSVMNLKAFVPYGVAFTINGQPIPDGAMDAYGNVLLSNIPLAPGVNKFVLHIEPTAETLALPWYTDKGRAGQATKTLTITVTRSGGDNGSGGGTTQPTLTGLTADAPATSLTVGDTWNTSVQALYSDNSTADITSQAAFESAQPEIARVNGQGVVTAVSEGSAVITVRYGGLSKSFMVQVVKKPDSTDTNKPKFLIVGKPASSLTVGDTWNTVVVAVYSDDSKIDVASRSTFESSHPQIASVEAGGLVRALSPGTATISVRYEGLFLSFDVQVVPQSSPGESGGNGNTGNGSNGTGTAGTGQTPTSGTQTVTADQLKPDSSGAVSIALDRNVQQLLLPVQSGSAGGVDRIEIKGEQVSLTIPAEVLKSLAALLPAEQLNGAHIALNMSKLDPASKEAAIKQLSLPSGTVLGLASEVYDFALQVVTKDGKAVSLSAFPKPVELVFHTDAKADPQLTGIYFLNNVGIAEYIGGEWDSGLLKAKVTHFSRYAAMEYMKIYADVPAGHWANRAVSVLSAKHIVNGISGGAFAPNQPVTRGEFAAMLVRSLGLTAKGKAPFADVTGKEWYADSIAAAYESGIVKGGNAGAFNPQQRITREEMASMIIRAYRVKTGKAAGSSAKASFIDASGISSWAQNDVAAAVSLGLLKGKDGGRFMPKANTTRAESAQALYNLVSKY; encoded by the coding sequence ATGTCAACGTGGTATGGAAAAAAACGCTGGCGCTGGCTGTCTATTGTAACCGCTATCATTATGGTTCTGCAGTTAGTTTCGGGCTTGCTTCCGGCGGCTGCGAACGCCGATCCGGAGGTGCCGATCGCGGAGCCTCTGATCGATCAGCCGGGCGGGTCGACCAAATGGATCGTTGTCGGCATCAAGGATTGGAACAACAGCAACGAAGAAATGCAGATGAAGCATCTGGTAGGGGGCTTTTATGCGTATTCCATCGTGCTTCCGGCCGGGCATTACGAGTTCAAGCTAGTCAGATCGGGCACTTGGACCGGATTTGACAACGCGGGAAATAACTTTGCCTTTGATTTGAGCGCTTCCGCCAAGGTGAATTTCTACATAAATGAAGACCTAAACCAGGCGCGGATCAGTCTGCCGAACTTGCAGGGCATCCAACAGTACACGCCGGTTCTGCCGGCCGCCCAATGGCCCAGACTGGTCGGAGATCTGCAGCCTCTCTTCGGGGAAGCGGAATGGTCGCCGGGAGGAAGCCAGCAGTTTTTCGTCGATTACAACTTCGATAATACGATCTATAAGATCCAGCGTACCCTTCCGGTTGGAAGCTATCAGGCGAAGGTCATTTTTGGCACGGACTGGAACCGCGATGAAAATTACGGAGATAACGGTCAGAATCTGGCGATCAATGTGCTTGATCCGGCCAATGTTACTTTTTCAATCGATTACAGTTCCGGCAGCAAAAATCTCACCCATAATTATGTTCCGAAGAGCTCCAGCTTTGACGGCAAAATCGATAAAGGCTCCATCCTGTTCGACAGCCGTTCGATCACCTACAAGAAGCCTTTTGGAGCGATCAAGGCGGGCCGGGAGGATGTGACGCTGCGCATTGCCGCCCTGCAGGGCGACGTACAGCTCGCGAAGGTCGAACTGACGAACCCGGATTCACTATCCAAAGATTTCACGATGAACCGGGTGACTTCGGTGAATAACAAGGATTATTTTGAAGTGACCATCCCGGGAAGCCAGTTCTCCAAAATCGGTATCTGGGGCTATAAATTCATTCTGGTGGACGGAGCGGCCAAAGTCGAATACGGCGACGACACCTCCAGAGGCGGAAGCGGCAGCGTAAGCGACGAAGGCGCGGTGCCTTATGACCTGACGGTATACGATCCGGACTTCAAGACCCCGGACTGGATGAAGAATGCGGTCGTTTATCAGATTTTTCCGGACCGTTTCTTTGACGGGGACAAGAGCAACAACCGCGCCAAGACGGAGGATGGATATCGCGGCGCGAGTTCGGATGAATTTGCAACGGATAAAGGCGGACAGAAGCTGCAGTATTTTGACGGCGGGGTAACGGATGATCCGACTCCGGATCAGGTGTGGGGAACATGGGGCGATGCGCCCGAGAACCCCGACCGCAGCACCCCCGAGAACAAACCCTATTATCCGGATGCCAAGACGGACGGAGCATGGACCAATGAATTTTACGGCGGCGATATCAAGGGCATACAGGATAAGCTCGGCTATCTGAAATCGCTGGGCATTACCACCTTGTATCTCAATCCCGTAACCTGGGCGGCTTCCAACCATAAATACGACGCCACCGATTACGAGCACCTTGATCCGATGTTTGGCGAGCCGGTATATAATACCCCTGGCGATCCGTCATCCGGACTCGATTACACCGCCACGCGGGCGGAATCCGACCGGGTTTACCAGGCTTTTGCCAAAGTGGCCCGCGAACAGGGAATGCATATCATTAACGACGGCGTGTTCAACCATGTCGGAGACGACTCGATTTATTTTGACCGGTATGGTAAATATCCCGAGATCGGGGCCTACGAATACTGGTCCAAAGTCTATGACAAAATGAACGCGGACAAAATATCCCAAACGGACGCGGAAGCGGCGGTGCGCGCAGAGTTTACGGGCAAAATCAATCCGCTGACAGGCACTAATTACAAATATCCCGAAGATTTTACGTACACGTCCTGGTTCACCGTTTCGAACGAAAAGATCAAGAACCGCGACGATGACAACAAGCATTATAAGTACGACGCCTGGTGGGGGTATGACTCCCTGCCGGCGATGGATGCGAAAGATCCGCAGACGGCGGCAACGGACTTTTTCCCTGCGGATTCGGAGGCGATTGAGGGGCAGAACGAATGGAACAACATCGGCTACCGGGAATCGGTCATCGGGCATGATCTTGCCGGACTTAGCGAAGCCGACGCGCAGAAGGCGATGGAATCCACCAACTCGCAGAGATGGATGTGGATGGGCGCAAGCGGCTGGCGGCTTGACGTGGCTCCCGACGTATCGAGTGGAACGTGGCGGAAATTCCGCGAAGCGGTCAAATCCGTGGAAGGCAAAACCGACGCAAACGGAAATCCAATCGAGGACCCGGTTATTTTGGGCGAAGAATGGGGCGTGGCTACACGTTACCTGCTGGGCGACCAGTTCGATTCGGTGATGAACTACCGTTTCCGCGGAGCGGTCCAGAGCTATATGATTTCCGGAAATGCGGATACCTTGAACCAGTCGCTGGAATCCATCCGGGAGGATTACCCGAAGGAAGCCTGGCAGGTGATGCTGAATCTGGTGGATTCGCATGACACCACTCGTTCGATTACCAAATATGATTATCCCGATTATGAAGAGGAGCATTTGAAAATCGCGGATGAAGCTAAGGATCATTCACTCAAACTGCAGGCGCTGACGGCGATTCTGCAAATGGGGTATCCCGGCGCTCCAACCATTTACTACGGGGATGAAGTCGGTGTGACGGGTACGAAGGACCCTGACTCCAGACGCGCTTTTCCTTGGGAGAGAATTATTGCAGGCAGCAGCGGCGGCTACAGCGCCTCGGGTAAATATGCGGAGCTGTTCAATACGTATCAGACGGCGGCAAAGGTTCGGAATGACAATGAAGTCTTCCGTACCGGTGATCTGAAGGTGGCCTATGCAAGTGGGGATGTTATTGTCTACGCCCGCAAAAACGATACCAAAGGCGGGCTGGTAGCCATCAACCGCGGCAGCGGCAGCCAAACGGTGAATGCCGATGTAGGCGGGTTTCTGCCGGACGGATTGACGCTTGCGGACCAATTGGGAAGCGGCGCGGAAGGAACAGTGGCTGGCGGCAAAATCAGCCTGACCCTCCCGGCGCTCTCCGGCATGATGCTGCTGTCAACGAGCGAGTTGTCCGTTGTGCCCCGGGTTACGGGACTTCAGGCTGTCGGCGGAGACGGCAGTGTCACCCTGTCCTGGAACGCCGCGGACGGCGCCGACAGCTATGTTATCTACCGGGCCGCGATTGAAGGAGGCGATCTGCAGAAGGCGGGCGAGAGCAGTACGCTTAGCTTTACCGACAGCAGCGTAACGAACGGCAACAAGTACTATTACACGGTGACGGCAAAAACGGGTGCAAATGAGAGTGAACCGTGCGACATGGCTTCGGCAACACCGGCTTTTGTTATTGATTCGGTAACGATCGTGCAGAAAGCGACGGATATGACGGTCGGTGTCGGCAAGGCCACCTATGAAATCCAGGCGGAGATCAAAATTCCCGGATTGACGGATGTGCCTTCCAATGTCTATACAGAACCGCCGGGTGTCATCGCCAAGCTGATCTATTATCCTAGCTCTGGCTCGCCGGATCAGGCTTTGGAGACGAAGCTCCGGTATAAAACGGATAACGTTCTGAACGGGTCCAAAATTTACTGGGCGGTATTCGAGCCGACCATGGCCGACGGGTATACGTATCTGGCTCAGGTGTCCACCGATAACGGGGAAAGCTTTGTATCCTCCGCACCTGAAACGGTGACCGTATCCTCCGACCCTGTCGATACGGATCCGCCTTCGCCGCCGGTCCTGGAGGATATTCCGGTTGAATCCAATTTGACGCATTTGACCTGGACCCTTGACGCGGCGGATGCCGAAGGCATCGAAATATACCGCAAGGGAGACGGACCGGATTACAAGCTCATCGCCTCTTTAGATAAGAGCGTTCGCGATTATAAAGATTACACAGTCAGCAATGATACGGCCTATACGTACAAAGTTGCGGCCTATGACATCGCTTATAACCGGTCTTACTCAGAGGAACAGACGGTCACGCCGAAGGTAGTCATGGTCGATGTAACGCTTCGCCTGCATCTGCCGGATTATACACCGAGTACGGACAGCATTAATATCGCGGGCGATTTTAACGGATGGAATGCCGGTTCGACAACTATGAAGGTGCCAAGTGGCGCTACCGACAGAAGTGTGGTCGAATACAATTTCAAGATGATGGCGGGCAAATCAATCCAGTACAAATATACCCGCGGCACATGGGAGACCGAAGCGTTCACGAGCCACACGCGTGATGCCAATGACACGACGGATATGGGCAACTGGGCGTACAGCTCTACCGACACCAATATGAAGCTGACGATTGCCAATCAGGGTGGCAGCAAGCAGGTCATCGACGATTATGTGCTGCGCTGGGTCGATATGCCAATGATCGTCACGCTGCCCCGGACTTCATATGGTACGGACATTGAGTATACAACGAATGACAGCGTTATGAATCTGAAGGCTTTCGTGCCTTACGGCGTAGCCTTTACGATCAACGGGCAGCCGATCCCGGACGGCGCAATGGACGCTTACGGCAATGTCCTTTTAAGCAATATTCCGCTAGCGCCGGGCGTGAACAAGTTCGTGCTTCATATTGAGCCGACAGCTGAAACTCTGGCCCTGCCTTGGTATACAGATAAGGGACGCGCCGGTCAAGCTACCAAAACGCTGACGATTACCGTCACACGGTCCGGCGGTGATAACGGCAGCGGCGGCGGGACGACGCAGCCGACGCTGACCGGACTGACTGCCGACGCTCCAGCTACAAGCCTGACAGTGGGCGATACTTGGAACACGTCCGTTCAGGCGCTGTACAGTGACAACAGCACAGCTGACATAACGTCGCAAGCGGCGTTTGAGTCGGCGCAGCCGGAGATCGCCCGTGTTAACGGCCAAGGCGTCGTTACGGCGGTATCGGAAGGCAGCGCGGTCATTACCGTCCGTTACGGCGGACTATCGAAGTCGTTTATGGTGCAGGTGGTTAAGAAACCGGATAGCACGGACACGAACAAGCCGAAGTTCTTAATCGTCGGCAAGCCGGCTTCCAGCCTGACGGTAGGCGATACGTGGAATACCGTAGTTGTCGCCGTATACAGTGATGACAGTAAGATTGATGTAGCTTCGCGTTCAACGTTCGAGTCGAGCCATCCGCAGATTGCAAGCGTAGAAGCAGGCGGTTTGGTTAGAGCTCTTTCGCCGGGTACAGCTACCATTTCAGTCCGTTACGAAGGACTGTTTCTGAGCTTTGATGTCCAGGTGGTTCCGCAAAGCAGTCCGGGCGAAAGCGGCGGCAACGGCAACACGGGCAATGGAAGCAATGGCACAGGCACTGCTGGAACCGGTCAAACCCCAACGTCCGGAACCCAAACGGTAACGGCGGATCAGTTGAAACCGGACAGCAGCGGCGCCGTGTCGATTGCGCTGGATCGTAACGTTCAGCAGCTCCTGCTTCCTGTTCAATCCGGGTCGGCCGGGGGAGTTGACCGCATTGAAATTAAGGGAGAACAAGTGTCGCTTACGATTCCGGCGGAGGTGCTGAAATCCCTGGCCGCTCTCCTTCCGGCGGAGCAACTGAACGGAGCACATATTGCGCTGAACATGAGCAAGCTGGACCCAGCCTCCAAAGAGGCGGCGATCAAGCAGCTTTCTCTCCCTTCCGGCACCGTTCTGGGCTTGGCAAGCGAAGTGTACGATTTCGCCCTTCAGGTGGTAACGAAAGACGGAAAAGCGGTGAGCCTGTCCGCCTTCCCGAAACCGGTGGAACTTGTCTTCCACACGGACGCAAAAGCCGATCCGCAGCTTACCGGCATTTACTTTCTGAATAATGTCGGGATCGCAGAGTATATTGGAGGAGAGTGGGACAGCGGCCTTCTCAAAGCGAAGGTGACCCACTTCAGCCGTTATGCCGCAATGGAGTACATGAAGATTTATGCCGATGTTCCCGCAGGACATTGGGCGAATCGGGCTGTTTCCGTACTGAGCGCCAAGCATATTGTGAACGGCATAAGCGGCGGCGCCTTTGCCCCGAACCAGCCGGTCACTCGCGGGGAGTTCGCGGCAATGCTCGTCCGTTCGCTGGGTCTGACCGCGAAGGGGAAAGCGCCATTCGCCGATGTGACCGGCAAGGAATGGTACGCCGATTCCATAGCGGCCGCTTACGAAAGCGGAATAGTGAAGGGCGGGAACGCCGGAGCCTTCAACCCGCAGCAGCGAATTACTCGCGAAGAGATGGCGTCCATGATCATCCGGGCCTATCGTGTGAAGACGGGTAAAGCGGCAGGTAGTTCGGCAAAAGCTTCGTTTATCGACGCTTCCGGCATCAGTAGTTGGGCGCAGAACGATGTGGCCGCAGCCGTTTCGCTCGGTCTCTTGAAAGGCAAGGACGGCGGCCGGTTCATGCCGAAAGCAAATACGACCCGCGCGGAGTCCGCGCAGGCGCTGTATAATCTGGTCTCGAAATATTAA
- a CDS encoding NAD(P)/FAD-dependent oxidoreductase, with the protein MSDQPELFDVTIIGGGPAGMYTTFYSGMRDLKTKLIDANQELGGKMLIYPEKVIWDVGGVTPILCRKLIDQLKRQALTFDPTIVLEEQVVSMDRQEDGTYMLTTASGNKHWTRTVILAIGYGILKMAKLEIDGADRYEITNLHYTVQELEPFLGKHVLISGGGDSAVDWANALEPVAERVTVVHRREEFGGHEKNIALMKASSVHVRTPFTVCQLHSSGGARIEEVTIRHADTGETERFAVDAVIVNHGMRSDFGSMRDWGLDMGEWNVNVSEKLETNLPGVFAAGDFVSYGSKVRLIAGAFTDAVLALNSAKLYIDPEAPKAAYVSSHNERFKEKNKALGSLE; encoded by the coding sequence ATGAGCGATCAACCGGAATTATTTGATGTGACGATAATCGGCGGAGGCCCCGCCGGAATGTATACAACTTTTTACAGCGGCATGCGGGATTTGAAGACCAAACTGATCGACGCCAATCAAGAACTGGGCGGAAAAATGCTGATTTATCCGGAAAAAGTCATTTGGGACGTGGGAGGGGTAACGCCTATACTATGCCGGAAGTTAATCGACCAGCTTAAGCGGCAGGCGCTTACTTTCGACCCGACGATTGTGCTGGAGGAGCAGGTTGTCTCCATGGACCGTCAAGAAGACGGAACCTATATGCTGACCACCGCCTCGGGCAATAAACACTGGACACGTACCGTCATTCTGGCAATCGGCTACGGTATTCTTAAAATGGCCAAGCTGGAGATCGATGGCGCGGACCGGTATGAAATAACGAATCTGCATTATACCGTTCAGGAGTTGGAGCCATTTCTGGGCAAGCATGTGCTGATATCCGGCGGCGGCGACTCTGCGGTGGACTGGGCGAACGCGCTGGAGCCCGTCGCGGAAAGGGTTACCGTTGTGCACCGGCGCGAGGAGTTCGGCGGACATGAGAAAAATATTGCGCTGATGAAGGCGTCCTCGGTTCATGTGCGCACGCCTTTCACGGTATGCCAGCTGCACAGCAGCGGCGGAGCACGCATTGAGGAAGTTACAATCCGTCATGCGGATACCGGAGAAACCGAACGGTTTGCGGTGGATGCTGTCATCGTCAATCATGGAATGAGATCCGATTTCGGATCTATGAGAGACTGGGGGCTCGATATGGGGGAGTGGAACGTCAATGTCAGCGAGAAGCTGGAGACGAATTTGCCGGGCGTGTTCGCGGCCGGAGACTTCGTGAGTTACGGCAGCAAGGTAAGGCTGATTGCCGGCGCCTTTACGGACGCGGTATTGGCCCTGAACAGCGCCAAGCTGTATATTGATCCGGAGGCTCCGAAGGCAGCCTATGTCTCGTCGCATAACGAACGCTTCAAGGAGAAGAACAAGGCGCTGGGTTCCCTGGAATAA
- a CDS encoding ferritin → MQEELTKALNEQMNFEFYSAHVYLAMAAYCSGESLDGFANFFLIQAEEERFHAMKIYKFLNDRDQRATLAALPEPKNEYASVLEAFEASYAHEQKNTSKFYHLADLALDTREHATIYFLKWFIDEQVEEEALFSSIIQKLKRIENDSNAFYMMDAEFAARTFTPPAE, encoded by the coding sequence ATGCAAGAGGAATTGACAAAAGCGTTAAACGAGCAAATGAATTTCGAGTTTTATTCCGCACATGTCTACTTGGCGATGGCGGCGTATTGTTCGGGCGAAAGTTTGGACGGGTTCGCGAACTTTTTTCTGATTCAGGCGGAAGAGGAACGTTTCCATGCGATGAAGATCTACAAATTCCTTAACGACCGGGATCAGCGGGCTACCCTGGCGGCACTGCCGGAGCCGAAGAATGAGTATGCTTCCGTTCTGGAAGCTTTTGAGGCAAGCTACGCCCATGAACAGAAGAACACCAGCAAATTCTATCATCTGGCCGATCTGGCGCTTGACACGCGTGAGCATGCCACGATTTACTTCCTTAAATGGTTCATTGACGAGCAGGTCGAGGAAGAGGCGCTGTTCAGCAGCATTATCCAAAAGCTGAAACGGATCGAGAACGACAGCAATGCTTTCTATATGATGGACGCCGAGTTTGCGGCCCGGACATTTACGCCTCCGGCTGAGTAA
- a CDS encoding YdeI/OmpD-associated family protein gives MTNSRMNPKVDEFLSKAKKWQEEFEKLRMIILDCELTEELKWMHPCYTFEKKNIVLIHGFKEYCALLFHKGALLKDAHGILIQQTENVQAARQIRFTNVQEIVEMETILKAYIYEAIEVEKAGLEVNFKKNTEFNIPEEFQNKFDEIPALKTAFEALTPGRQRAYILYFSEPKQSKTRESRVEKYMQKILGGKGLND, from the coding sequence ATGACAAATAGTAGAATGAATCCTAAGGTTGATGAATTTTTGAGTAAAGCCAAAAAGTGGCAGGAAGAATTTGAGAAATTGAGAATGATCATTCTTGACTGTGAGCTGACTGAAGAATTGAAGTGGATGCATCCTTGTTACACGTTTGAGAAAAAAAACATAGTTTTAATCCATGGATTTAAAGAATATTGTGCGCTTCTGTTTCACAAAGGTGCTTTGTTAAAGGATGCCCATGGGATTCTAATCCAACAAACGGAGAATGTACAGGCGGCGCGCCAGATTCGGTTCACCAATGTTCAAGAAATAGTTGAAATGGAAACCATCTTGAAAGCCTATATTTATGAAGCCATTGAAGTTGAAAAAGCCGGTTTGGAAGTGAATTTTAAAAAGAATACAGAATTCAACATTCCTGAAGAATTTCAAAATAAATTCGATGAAATCCCTGCCTTGAAAACTGCTTTTGAAGCATTGACGCCCGGACGGCAAAGAGCATACATTCTTTATTTTTCTGAACCCAAACAATCTAAAACTCGAGAGTCAAGGGTTGAAAAATATATGCAGAAAATTCTGGGTGGAAAAGGATTAAATGATTAG